The following proteins are co-located in the Chryseobacterium daecheongense genome:
- a CDS encoding molybdopterin molybdotransferase MoeA, translating to MEMISVQQAEKIIFSQIRDFGTEDISYENALGRILAEDILADRDLPPFDRPTVDGIAISFKSYEKGVRNFTIKAVQAAGEAPVFIDEENNCVEIMTGAALHSSMDTVIRYEDILINNNVANINIDVKKGQNIHLKGRDKKVGEILVKANQAITPSILGIAASVGKTFLKVKKLPRVAIISTGDEMVPPDKTPTPFQLRRSNGITIQSVLEKYRISADWLHWNDDLELIKKELSQCIDRYDILLMSGGVSMGKFDYLPKACEELGIEKLFHKIKQRPGKPFWFGKSRNEKLVFAFPGNPVSVFMCLYRYFIPWLEKSLEIPETVRYAVLQNDIDFPFPLQYFAQVKLSVNRSGQVIAESVNTNGSGDFSHLAETHAFIELPLEKNEFKKGEVYTIWKYNF from the coding sequence ATGGAAATGATCAGTGTACAGCAGGCAGAAAAAATTATCTTTTCGCAGATAAGAGATTTCGGAACAGAAGATATTTCCTATGAAAATGCCTTGGGAAGAATTTTAGCAGAGGATATTTTGGCAGATCGTGATTTACCACCTTTTGACAGACCTACGGTGGATGGAATTGCGATCAGTTTCAAATCCTATGAAAAAGGAGTGCGCAACTTTACCATCAAAGCTGTACAGGCAGCGGGTGAAGCTCCGGTTTTTATTGATGAAGAAAATAACTGCGTCGAAATTATGACCGGTGCTGCATTGCATTCTTCAATGGACACCGTGATTCGTTATGAAGATATCCTGATCAACAACAATGTGGCAAACATCAATATTGATGTAAAAAAAGGGCAGAATATCCACCTGAAAGGAAGGGATAAAAAAGTGGGAGAGATACTGGTAAAAGCCAATCAGGCTATAACACCGTCTATTCTCGGGATTGCCGCGTCCGTCGGAAAGACATTTCTGAAAGTGAAAAAGCTTCCGAGGGTGGCTATTATTTCCACAGGAGACGAAATGGTGCCACCTGACAAAACCCCTACCCCATTTCAGCTGAGACGTTCCAATGGAATTACCATACAATCTGTTTTGGAAAAATATAGGATCAGTGCTGACTGGCTGCATTGGAATGATGATCTTGAACTCATAAAAAAGGAACTTTCCCAATGTATTGACCGTTACGATATTTTACTAATGAGTGGCGGAGTTTCTATGGGAAAATTCGATTATCTGCCCAAGGCTTGTGAAGAGCTGGGAATCGAAAAACTTTTTCACAAAATAAAGCAAAGACCAGGAAAACCATTCTGGTTTGGAAAAAGCCGGAACGAAAAATTAGTTTTTGCATTCCCGGGAAATCCGGTTTCCGTATTTATGTGCCTGTACCGGTATTTTATTCCCTGGCTGGAAAAATCTTTAGAAATCCCGGAAACAGTACGGTATGCCGTTTTACAAAATGATATAGACTTTCCTTTTCCATTGCAATATTTTGCCCAGGTAAAACTCAGTGTGAATCGATCGGGACAAGTAATTGCAGAATCAGTGAATACCAATGGTTCCGGAGATTTCTCCCATCTTGCAGAGACCCATGCATTTATAGAACTTCCTCTGGAAAAAAATGAATTTAAGAAAGGCGAAGTCTATACCATCTGGAAATATAATTTTTAA
- a CDS encoding SDR family oxidoreductase codes for MDFKNKNIIITGGSAGIGLATAQTFITKGANVLITGRNSDSLNAASLKINSQNLKTLASDISKIPDIETLAKEVAESGNKIDVLVLNAGIAKQHSIEETTEEVFDDLFNINVKGLFFTLQKLIPHLAEGASIILISSGVSVSGYAQMGAYAATKSAVDAIARTAATELADRKIRVNTVAPGLTDTPMNHQTPEDIKNAIAAAVPLKRIGEAEEIANAIVFLASKEASYISGSYLSVDGGVTIRR; via the coding sequence ATGGATTTTAAAAATAAAAATATAATAATCACCGGCGGAAGCGCAGGAATTGGATTGGCAACTGCCCAAACATTTATCACAAAAGGAGCAAACGTTTTAATAACAGGAAGAAATAGTGATAGCCTGAATGCAGCATCACTAAAAATTAATAGCCAAAATTTAAAAACCCTCGCGTCGGATATTTCGAAAATACCAGACATTGAAACGTTGGCAAAAGAAGTTGCGGAAAGCGGAAATAAAATTGATGTACTTGTGCTGAACGCAGGTATAGCGAAACAACACTCCATTGAAGAAACGACTGAAGAAGTTTTTGATGATTTGTTCAACATCAATGTAAAAGGCTTATTCTTTACTTTGCAAAAACTAATTCCGCATTTAGCAGAAGGAGCTTCCATAATCCTGATCTCTTCCGGAGTTTCAGTCAGTGGATATGCACAAATGGGAGCTTATGCTGCAACAAAAAGTGCCGTTGATGCTATTGCCCGTACAGCAGCAACAGAATTGGCAGACAGAAAAATCCGAGTCAATACCGTAGCTCCGGGATTAACTGATACCCCGATGAATCATCAAACACCTGAGGATATTAAAAATGCTATCGCAGCAGCAGTTCCGCTGAAACGAATCGGGGAAGCTGAAGAAATAGCCAATGCTATTGTTTTCCTGGCCTCAAAAGAAGCGTCTTATATTTCGGGTTCGTACCTGTCCGTAGACGGAGGAGTAACCATTCGCAGATAA
- a CDS encoding DUF488 domain-containing protein, translating to MEASEKQLIYTVGHSVHSLEYFIEILNSFKIEMLVDIRRFPGSKRYPWFNRENLEIHLRENSIGYAHLEELGGRRKVQPDSINSRWRNESFRGYADYMQTGEFVAAIEKLEDIAREKITAFMCSEAVWWSCHRAMVSDYLKAKGWKVEHIMNVGKTEEHPYTSPARISDGKVFYSDESLFD from the coding sequence ATGGAAGCTTCAGAAAAGCAATTGATTTATACAGTTGGACATTCTGTTCATTCATTAGAATACTTTATTGAAATACTTAATTCGTTTAAGATTGAGATGCTGGTTGATATCCGGCGGTTTCCGGGATCAAAAAGATATCCATGGTTTAATAGAGAAAATTTGGAAATACACCTACGCGAAAATAGTATAGGATATGCCCATCTTGAAGAATTGGGAGGAAGGAGAAAGGTACAGCCGGATTCAATAAACAGCCGGTGGCGGAATGAATCTTTCCGTGGGTACGCCGATTATATGCAAACCGGAGAATTTGTAGCGGCTATAGAAAAACTTGAAGATATTGCTAGGGAAAAAATTACGGCTTTTATGTGTTCGGAAGCGGTATGGTGGAGCTGCCATAGGGCTATGGTGTCAGATTATCTTAAAGCAAAGGGCTGGAAAGTCGAGCATATAATGAATGTCGGTAAAACAGAAGAACATCCTTACACTTCACCGGCAAGAATAAGTGATGGCAAAGTTTTTTATTCCGACGAAAGTTTATTTGATTAG
- a CDS encoding NTP transferase domain-containing protein translates to MISKETDFPRLNGLVLAGGKSRRMGNPKDKINWHGKEQRYYAADLLAPFCEEVFISCRQDQLENFNSDYNALTDTFLDMGPFGGILSALRSQRDKAWLVVACDLPLLDKNALEFLIQSRNPEKAATTYESPFDGLPEPLITIWEPKSYPLLLNFLGSGNTCPRKVLINSDTLILKTDNPDSLMNVNTPEDMAKAQEILRK, encoded by the coding sequence ATGATTTCAAAAGAGACTGATTTCCCCAGACTCAACGGGCTGGTACTGGCAGGAGGAAAAAGCCGGCGAATGGGAAATCCTAAAGATAAAATCAACTGGCATGGCAAAGAGCAGAGGTATTATGCGGCTGATCTTTTAGCTCCATTTTGTGAGGAAGTCTTTATTTCCTGCAGACAGGACCAGCTGGAAAATTTTAATAGTGATTACAACGCCCTTACCGATACTTTTCTGGACATGGGCCCTTTTGGAGGAATACTTTCGGCATTGCGCTCCCAGAGAGATAAAGCATGGCTGGTAGTAGCCTGCGATCTTCCTTTGCTGGATAAAAATGCATTAGAATTTCTGATACAATCCAGAAACCCTGAAAAAGCGGCAACAACCTACGAAAGCCCTTTTGACGGACTACCTGAACCATTAATTACAATCTGGGAACCTAAAAGCTATCCTCTGCTTCTGAATTTTTTGGGATCAGGAAATACCTGCCCAAGAAAAGTTCTTATTAACAGTGATACGTTAATCCTGAAAACAGATAACCCGGATTCTTTAATGAATGTAAATACTCCTGAAGATATGGCAAAAGCACAGGAGATTTTAAGAAAATAA
- a CDS encoding N-acetylmuramoyl-L-alanine amidase encodes MRKTLYIIGLTAFVFSCAPQKKVVKTTYKPKNPVTQPKTVVKTPVADKPKPQITSDHGVEFFTTNIADPTKNDNTASYGSIVSAKPAGYKVVKTYFPAIAQNFRQRYLILHYTALPDDKSITVLTQQAVSAHYLVNNIGDNQIYQLVDENKRAYHAGISSWRNDKNLNDNSIGIEIVNTGYTTDGTGKRIFAPFSDEQVRKVAALAKDIATRYQIPATNVLAHSDIAPTRKQDPGPMFPWKKLYDEYQIGMWYDEAAKQSIFELAQTDFTTRYNEPSFIFLIQTALQKFGYGIEPSGKWDDATKKTIEAFQYHFRPQNYDGIMDAETWAILQALNQKYPVK; translated from the coding sequence ATGCGTAAAACATTATATATCATCGGATTAACCGCTTTTGTTTTTTCTTGTGCCCCTCAGAAGAAAGTTGTGAAAACAACATATAAGCCGAAAAATCCAGTGACACAGCCAAAAACCGTAGTTAAAACTCCTGTTGCAGATAAGCCGAAACCACAAATTACAAGTGATCATGGAGTAGAGTTTTTTACAACCAATATTGCAGATCCTACCAAAAATGATAATACAGCAAGTTACGGCTCCATTGTCTCCGCAAAACCGGCCGGATATAAAGTAGTAAAAACCTATTTTCCTGCGATAGCGCAAAATTTCAGACAGAGATATTTAATATTACACTATACTGCTTTACCGGATGATAAATCCATAACTGTGCTTACCCAGCAAGCGGTGAGTGCACATTATCTTGTTAATAATATAGGGGATAATCAGATTTATCAACTGGTAGATGAAAATAAACGGGCGTATCATGCAGGGATAAGCTCTTGGAGGAATGATAAAAACCTTAATGATAATTCGATTGGAATTGAAATTGTAAATACCGGATATACTACTGATGGGACCGGAAAAAGGATTTTTGCCCCGTTTAGTGATGAACAAGTAAGAAAGGTAGCTGCATTAGCAAAAGATATTGCCACCAGATACCAGATTCCGGCGACCAATGTTTTGGCCCACTCCGATATTGCACCAACCAGAAAACAGGATCCGGGACCAATGTTTCCATGGAAAAAATTATATGACGAATATCAGATAGGAATGTGGTACGATGAAGCAGCAAAACAAAGTATCTTTGAACTGGCACAAACCGATTTTACAACCCGATATAATGAGCCGTCGTTTATCTTTTTAATTCAGACAGCACTTCAGAAGTTCGGGTATGGGATTGAGCCGAGCGGAAAATGGGATGATGCAACAAAGAAAACCATTGAGGCTTTTCAATATCATTTCCGCCCTCAGAATTATGATGGAATAATGGATGCCGAGACCTGGGCCATATTGCAGGCTCTCAATCAGAAGTATCCGGTAAAATAA
- a CDS encoding helix-turn-helix domain-containing protein: MAEIECSDNETNRKQIMAVHDAMDVLNGKWKISIISSVCYYNKRRFSDILNDVKGISNKMLSKELKELEMNQLVKRIVKDTQPVTVQYQLTEYGLTLKKIIDTLADWGIEHRKVIVGKK; this comes from the coding sequence ATGGCGGAAATTGAATGCTCTGATAACGAGACAAACAGAAAACAAATCATGGCTGTTCACGATGCAATGGACGTATTGAACGGCAAGTGGAAAATTTCAATAATATCATCGGTTTGTTATTACAACAAACGGCGTTTTTCTGATATTTTGAATGACGTGAAGGGTATTTCCAATAAAATGCTCAGTAAAGAGCTGAAAGAACTGGAAATGAACCAGCTTGTAAAAAGAATAGTTAAGGATACTCAACCCGTGACGGTGCAATATCAGCTGACAGAATATGGTTTAACGCTGAAAAAAATTATTGATACTTTGGCTGATTGGGGAATCGAACATCGAAAAGTAATTGTTGGGAAGAAATGA
- a CDS encoding HesA/MoeB/ThiF family protein: MNTSLERYHCQMALPGFGIASQELLKNAKVLIVGMGGLGCPSAQYLAASGIGTIGLADDDIVSESNLHRQILYTPEDIGKSKIDIATKKLQQQNPLVKITPFNFRVTSENVMDLISDFDLIIEGTDNFETKCLLNDACALTGKPLVYGAIYQYEGQVSIWNVKQKDGTYSPNYRDVFPNAEESKVPNCREGGVLPTLAGIVGCMQANEAIKYFTNPEDLLAGKLWMMNMLNGKTQIIKLRKLAVPITSLSQTVETITFEQLMQDKDHFEIIDVRTPEEHEEFNIGGVNIAVDELQHHSEYISGLTRPILAYCLSGKRSAEAVRKIKSLFPEKEVFSLKDGIHKIHR; this comes from the coding sequence ATGAATACCTCTCTTGAACGTTATCATTGCCAGATGGCTTTACCCGGATTTGGGATAGCTTCTCAGGAACTCCTTAAAAATGCTAAAGTTCTCATCGTGGGCATGGGAGGACTTGGATGTCCTTCAGCACAGTATCTTGCTGCTTCTGGTATAGGAACGATTGGTCTTGCAGATGACGATATTGTTTCTGAAAGCAACCTGCACCGCCAGATTTTGTATACTCCGGAGGATATCGGGAAATCAAAAATTGACATTGCCACCAAAAAATTACAGCAACAAAATCCATTAGTGAAAATCACTCCTTTTAATTTTCGGGTAACTTCCGAAAATGTCATGGATTTAATTTCTGATTTTGATCTGATTATTGAAGGAACAGATAATTTTGAAACAAAATGCTTGCTGAACGACGCTTGCGCTTTAACCGGAAAACCTTTGGTTTATGGTGCTATTTACCAATATGAAGGCCAGGTAAGCATATGGAATGTTAAGCAGAAAGACGGTACATACTCACCCAATTACCGCGATGTTTTTCCTAATGCAGAAGAATCAAAGGTTCCCAACTGCAGAGAAGGCGGAGTACTTCCTACACTGGCAGGAATTGTAGGATGCATGCAGGCAAATGAAGCTATAAAATATTTTACAAATCCTGAAGATTTATTGGCAGGAAAACTCTGGATGATGAATATGCTGAATGGCAAAACCCAAATTATTAAATTAAGAAAACTTGCCGTACCCATTACAAGCTTATCTCAGACAGTTGAGACCATTACATTTGAACAGTTGATGCAGGATAAAGATCACTTTGAAATCATAGATGTCCGCACTCCAGAAGAGCATGAAGAGTTTAATATTGGAGGAGTCAATATAGCTGTAGATGAGCTACAACATCATTCAGAATATATTTCCGGGCTTACCCGGCCTATTTTAGCTTATTGCCTATCCGGAAAACGCAGCGCAGAAGCAGTGAGGAAAATTAAAAGTCTTTTTCCTGAGAAGGAAGTGTTTTCTTTAAAAGATGGTATTCACAAAATACACAGATAA
- the moaA gene encoding GTP 3',8-cyclase MoaA codes for MLTDKFGRNINYLRLAIVDRCNLRCTYCMPEKGLTWIKQNELMTDEEMLRICSVFTAMGVDKIRITGGEPFVRKNSIDLIKNISQLNGLTDLSITTNGLLTEPYIPQLKQYGIKSVNLSLDTMDRDRFFKITRRNSFDKVMKTLDSLLQHDIKVKINTVVMEGQNTEDIIPLVLLTKGLPVEVRFIEEMPFNGSETDVSLNWNFTKIHSYIKDHFPDIQKTVDPKSSTSYNYKIPGFDGGIGIIAAYTRSFCGDCNRIRITPSGILRTCLYEGGGINLKDEIRMGKTDEELKNIIISSIHQKPKDGWEAQKLSLTASQIHQSMATIGG; via the coding sequence ATGTTGACAGATAAATTTGGAAGGAATATCAACTATCTAAGGCTTGCTATTGTAGACCGGTGTAATCTCCGGTGTACGTATTGCATGCCGGAAAAAGGTCTTACCTGGATTAAGCAGAATGAATTAATGACCGATGAAGAAATGCTGAGGATCTGTTCGGTATTTACAGCCATGGGAGTAGATAAAATCAGAATAACGGGAGGAGAACCATTTGTCAGAAAAAACTCTATTGACCTCATCAAAAATATATCACAATTAAACGGACTTACTGATCTCAGCATAACCACTAATGGCCTTCTCACCGAGCCATATATTCCGCAGCTTAAACAATACGGAATAAAATCTGTCAATCTAAGTCTTGATACAATGGATAGGGACCGTTTTTTCAAAATTACCCGGAGAAATAGTTTTGATAAGGTAATGAAAACTTTAGATAGTTTATTACAGCATGATATAAAAGTAAAAATCAATACCGTGGTAATGGAAGGACAAAATACCGAAGATATTATTCCGTTGGTTCTGCTTACAAAAGGTCTTCCGGTAGAGGTGCGCTTTATTGAAGAGATGCCTTTTAATGGCAGCGAAACAGATGTTTCCCTGAATTGGAACTTTACAAAAATTCATAGCTATATAAAAGATCATTTTCCTGACATCCAAAAGACAGTTGATCCTAAAAGTTCAACATCATATAATTATAAGATTCCTGGTTTTGACGGAGGTATAGGGATTATTGCAGCTTATACCCGTTCATTTTGCGGAGACTGCAACAGGATAAGAATCACCCCTTCCGGTATTCTGAGAACCTGTTTGTATGAAGGGGGCGGTATCAATCTGAAGGATGAAATCCGTATGGGAAAAACAGATGAAGAGCTGAAAAATATAATTATCAGCAGCATACACCAAAAACCAAAGGACGGTTGGGAAGCTCAAAAACTGAGTCTGACCGCATCACAAATACATCAGTCAATGGCAACTATAGGAGGATAA
- a CDS encoding bestrophin family ion channel produces MIIRKKEHWFRMLFVWHGSVLPALLPRLGLLLILSLLVTYFHGIIFSFKVPLNPAPLTLFGFVLALFLGFRNNASYDRFWEGRKLWGALLNTSRALTRQAITLKNIKEDQDSVHNFVQLLGAFVFALKHQLRGTDAYEDLKSRLNEDQLKLVAASKYKPAVIMRLLAEWVQKLKDEGGMDSIQQARFDENFDKLSDILGGCERIISTPIPYSYRVLLHRTVYIYCFLLPFGLVDSLGWFTPLIVVFVAYTFVAFEAIADEIEEPFGTDANDLALNSMCIMIDETIHEMVGEHIAVSRKNTQNIID; encoded by the coding sequence ATGATCATAAGAAAAAAAGAACATTGGTTCAGAATGCTTTTTGTTTGGCACGGCTCTGTTTTGCCTGCATTGCTTCCCCGGTTGGGATTGCTTTTAATTCTTTCTTTATTGGTCACTTATTTTCATGGAATCATTTTCTCTTTTAAAGTTCCGTTAAATCCTGCACCACTTACCTTGTTCGGTTTTGTACTGGCCTTATTCCTGGGATTCAGGAACAATGCCAGCTATGATAGGTTCTGGGAAGGAAGAAAGCTGTGGGGCGCTCTGCTGAATACTTCCAGGGCACTGACCCGCCAGGCAATCACGCTGAAAAATATAAAGGAAGATCAGGATTCAGTTCACAATTTTGTGCAGTTGCTGGGTGCATTTGTTTTTGCACTGAAACACCAGCTGAGAGGAACGGACGCTTATGAAGATTTAAAATCCAGGCTTAACGAAGATCAGCTGAAACTTGTTGCTGCATCAAAATATAAACCGGCTGTTATTATGCGCCTTCTTGCAGAATGGGTTCAGAAGCTAAAAGATGAAGGGGGAATGGATTCTATCCAGCAGGCACGTTTTGATGAAAACTTTGATAAGCTTTCTGATATCTTAGGAGGTTGTGAAAGAATAATTTCTACCCCTATTCCATACAGCTACAGGGTTTTACTGCACCGGACTGTATATATATACTGTTTTCTGTTGCCTTTCGGACTTGTAGATTCTCTTGGATGGTTTACCCCTCTTATTGTTGTATTTGTTGCGTATACATTTGTTGCATTTGAAGCGATAGCGGATGAAATCGAGGAGCCGTTCGGAACAGATGCGAATGATTTAGCTCTTAACAGCATGTGTATCATGATTGACGAGACCATTCATGAGATGGTGGGAGAACATATTGCTGTTTCCAGAAAGAATACCCAGAATATTATTGATTGA
- a CDS encoding OFA family MFS transporter — protein MDSSKLKNRWLIAASAIGIHISIGSVYAYSVMTNPVGEIFKIDEGTIKWAFKIAILLLGLSAAFMGTWVEKVGPKKSGTVAGIFYGVGILGSGLAVQIVSLPLFLISYGFIGGIGLGIGYITPVSTLVKWFPDRRGLATGMAIMGFGFSALIFGPLMQILFEKVGVSNAFYILGSIYLVVILLSSSYIEKPPEGYLPKGFNPSESKTATNDIAYIDAKTALKTKRFYYIWIMMFINITCGIAIIAAASPMTQEKLHYTALQAAAVVGLIGVFNGIGRLLWSGLSDYLGRANTYILFFVFQILAYYFLPQISIEILFLAILFTVITMYGGGFATLPAFLGDLFGTKQLGAIHGFVLTAWALAGVAGPSIYDYVKKQTGSLTTTLEVFSGMFVIALIVSVLMKMNINQLKKERQK, from the coding sequence ATGGACTCATCGAAACTTAAAAATCGTTGGCTGATAGCTGCTTCTGCAATCGGTATTCATATTTCTATAGGCTCTGTGTATGCCTATTCTGTAATGACAAATCCTGTGGGAGAGATTTTTAAAATAGATGAAGGAACCATAAAGTGGGCATTTAAAATTGCCATTCTATTACTTGGTTTATCCGCAGCGTTTATGGGAACCTGGGTAGAAAAAGTAGGACCTAAAAAAAGTGGAACTGTTGCGGGAATTTTTTACGGAGTGGGAATCTTAGGTTCTGGGCTGGCCGTACAAATTGTATCCCTGCCTTTATTTTTGATCAGCTATGGATTCATAGGGGGTATAGGATTAGGAATTGGATACATAACACCGGTAAGCACCCTGGTAAAATGGTTTCCTGACAGGCGTGGCCTGGCAACAGGAATGGCAATAATGGGATTTGGTTTTTCAGCTTTGATATTCGGTCCCCTGATGCAAATTTTATTTGAAAAAGTAGGTGTTTCTAATGCTTTTTATATTTTGGGAAGTATTTATCTGGTTGTGATTCTTTTGTCTTCAAGTTACATAGAAAAACCACCGGAAGGTTATTTGCCCAAAGGGTTTAATCCTTCCGAAAGTAAGACCGCAACAAATGATATAGCCTATATAGATGCAAAAACTGCATTGAAGACAAAACGATTCTATTATATCTGGATCATGATGTTTATTAACATTACCTGTGGTATTGCAATTATTGCGGCAGCGAGTCCGATGACTCAGGAGAAACTTCATTATACCGCTTTGCAGGCAGCTGCAGTTGTGGGTTTAATTGGCGTATTCAACGGGATTGGAAGATTGCTTTGGTCTGGTTTATCAGATTACCTGGGAAGGGCTAATACCTATATTTTATTTTTTGTATTTCAGATTTTAGCTTATTATTTCTTACCTCAAATTTCCATAGAAATTTTATTTCTTGCTATTCTCTTTACCGTTATTACAATGTACGGTGGAGGTTTCGCTACACTTCCTGCATTTCTGGGAGACTTGTTTGGTACAAAACAATTAGGTGCAATACATGGATTTGTGCTTACAGCCTGGGCATTAGCAGGGGTAGCCGGTCCCTCGATATATGACTATGTTAAAAAACAGACCGGATCCCTAACGACTACCTTAGAGGTTTTTTCAGGAATGTTCGTGATCGCACTTATTGTTTCGGTTCTGATGAAAATGAATATTAATCAATTGAAAAAAGAAAGGCAAAAATAA
- the moaC gene encoding cyclic pyranopterin monophosphate synthase MoaC: MTNFSHLNEKEQPGMVNVGDKKVTHRKATAKAIVIIPENILEALQKDDFKTKKGSVFQTAIIAGIMAAKKTGDLIPLCHPIGMDNCEIDIEINSQNEIEIYCTAEIEAKTGIEMEALTGASVAALTIYDMCKAMSHDITIKEIQLIEKTGGKNDFKRD, encoded by the coding sequence ATGACAAATTTTTCACATCTTAACGAAAAGGAACAACCAGGTATGGTGAATGTGGGTGATAAAAAAGTTACCCACAGGAAAGCAACCGCCAAAGCTATTGTGATAATTCCTGAAAATATTCTGGAAGCGCTTCAAAAGGATGACTTTAAAACTAAAAAAGGTTCTGTGTTTCAAACTGCCATCATTGCAGGGATAATGGCCGCAAAAAAAACAGGTGACCTTATCCCGCTGTGCCATCCTATTGGTATGGATAATTGTGAAATAGATATTGAAATCAATTCTCAGAATGAAATTGAAATCTACTGTACTGCTGAGATTGAAGCTAAGACCGGCATCGAAATGGAAGCCCTGACAGGGGCATCTGTGGCAGCACTTACCATCTATGACATGTGCAAAGCAATGAGCCATGATATTACGATCAAAGAAATACAACTCATCGAAAAAACAGGAGGAAAAAATGATTTCAAAAGAGACTGA
- a CDS encoding helix-turn-helix domain-containing protein: MSHDNFKTLKDQIKDVYVVYQDTISSSELNRFPDHSFTIILLDDCEKGNCVTDIDTYILNSRQLFVHLPNRKYIWDLPSNASGRRLIINDSILETFSPTLKHTFSPHSTYEMIQSNEEAYEKFSMEFDAIRKEIHSEMVFPELINARVRLLALMINLWIEQMYGKSALSDHNNPAFRFHELVETYYKTQKSVAFYAEKLCITPNYLGVLCRKQYKISPLEFIKQRIVLEAKKLLHSSNKSIKEIAFELGFNNFSHFSYFFRTQTGWTPKNYRITMDKS, encoded by the coding sequence ATGTCACACGATAATTTTAAAACATTAAAAGATCAGATTAAAGATGTGTATGTTGTGTATCAGGATACAATAAGTTCTTCCGAACTTAATCGTTTTCCCGATCATTCTTTTACAATTATACTTTTAGATGACTGTGAAAAAGGGAATTGTGTTACCGACATAGATACCTATATTTTAAATTCCCGGCAATTATTTGTTCACCTTCCCAATAGAAAATACATATGGGATCTGCCTTCAAATGCAAGTGGCAGAAGATTGATCATTAATGACTCTATTCTTGAAACATTTTCTCCGACATTAAAACATACTTTTTCCCCTCACAGTACCTATGAAATGATCCAGTCAAACGAGGAAGCTTATGAAAAGTTCAGTATGGAATTTGATGCCATCCGTAAAGAGATACATTCGGAAATGGTATTTCCTGAACTTATTAATGCAAGGGTGAGGCTTTTGGCTCTGATGATCAATCTTTGGATAGAGCAGATGTATGGAAAATCTGCATTGAGTGACCATAATAACCCTGCTTTCCGGTTCCATGAACTGGTCGAAACCTATTACAAAACACAAAAAAGTGTAGCTTTTTATGCTGAAAAGCTATGTATTACGCCCAATTATCTAGGTGTTCTATGCAGGAAACAGTATAAAATATCTCCATTGGAATTTATAAAGCAAAGAATAGTATTGGAAGCAAAGAAATTATTACACAGTTCAAATAAATCAATCAAAGAAATAGCTTTTGAGCTTGGGTTTAATAATTTCTCTCATTTTTCATATTTTTTCAGAACACAGACAGGCTGGACTCCGAAGAATTATAGAATAACAATGGATAAGAGTTAA